One Nilaparvata lugens isolate BPH unplaced genomic scaffold, ASM1435652v1 scaffold6807, whole genome shotgun sequence DNA window includes the following coding sequences:
- the LOC120356464 gene encoding uncharacterized protein LOC120356464, with translation MSSDELIIPDTPPSHLGWAPKRVPLTTITTNRQQGKRKLQFLEEEETNFVPSQKHMSENTSMAPLLEEAATRDDDDEDFIALINNPSPKPWMPLCELAEDVPHTIISVREETNHHGRRIILKINIASTKKISEVYLPQRFSSIISPCKVLKFNSKCKNLGIVVKHITATWSDIKIVKM, from the exons ATGAGCAGCGATGAGCTCATTATACCAGACACACCACCATCTCATCTAGGATGGGCACCGAAGCGTGTGCCACTAACAACAATTACCACCAACAGGCAGCAGGGGAAGAGAAAGCTGCAATTTCTGGAGGAGGAAGAAACCAACTTCGTACCCTCACag AAACATATGTCTGAGAACACCTCCATGGCTCCGCTACTGGAGGAGGCAGCCACgcgggatgatgatgatgaggactTCATCGCACTCATCAATAACCCATCACCAAAACCGTGGATGCCTCTCTGCGAGCTGGCGGAGGATGTTCCACATACTATCATCTCAGTGCGGGAGGAAACGAACCATCATGGCAGacgaattattttgaaaattaatatcgcTTCTAcgaagaaaatctctgaggtatacctacctcagagattttcttcaataatttcacctTGTAAAGTTCTTAAATTTAATTCTAAgtgtaaaaatttaggaataGTAGTGAAGCATATAACCGCTACATGGAGCGACATTAAGATTGTTAAAATGTAA